A region of Heteronotia binoei isolate CCM8104 ecotype False Entrance Well chromosome 2, APGP_CSIRO_Hbin_v1, whole genome shotgun sequence DNA encodes the following proteins:
- the LRIF1 gene encoding ligand-dependent nuclear receptor-interacting factor 1, whose amino-acid sequence MSRRTLDGAQRVEGKMGGTQELGVATASHGVAGNIYRIVQMTGPDGKKLLKLLPVSETSGNAGPFIHAPVASDNTKVNASVSGLASLKTVLTQNTTVLSNTATSPFVTIPAPLTGAPGKLILQQNLNKVELMKVTHVVNDNRTITSSLAVQNNYVSADKLFLQKDAASVPSVKNNILMNTKNLPVVNSSVLPSVHHLQIPAHAEVKSVPASCLPPAIQQKILALAATNASVTPKAAKPPIVIYVSPVKTVKTPISKCLQNTNPTPAAEIPKPLVLTAAQTAVNNSIPDVVSHDSQEPGEAPMKWVVQENPQSASCLVPVRSSNDMVSKMLKTLVDKNVKNNPASTLPACLSSLSESHAKLSSVKDNALVMYNGKIYLLTRKGSSAESALDEKQVSATADIYFRKHMSQVTSSVADNTITNQIVSLVLSKNKGVALSAKDPKSCENVKSPLGSEWNKTLKVAPILLASPHRNLQIGSVSQQEAVSASENTPIGIKFDDKTGTEEDLNVNIIQKTHSPKSVALQSSTFDVSKEEEQKIEKINQTRMDVQIKQIKVQHRKQYTEIRKEFGLLKEERVYLRKLPVLNSVRETEETEWSSNVHTNDSCKLLQAITVKSEPEEEEMILGKQESNIKRNTELPESMLENAKRRKTLGPSSDHDDSSSVMDNPSSSCRQVISQQENPTVSLPFLSNGGSDPNTCMQTNEDSEVLCPTVHNITNETSFSASSLGEDSFLYNPPDLEETIKDEKIERLKLLLKKQEAALEEMRKKLQET is encoded by the exons ATGTCTAGAAGGACGCTGGATGGCGCTCAGAGAGTGGAAGGGAAGATGGGAGGGACACAGGAGCTCGGAGTTGCCACTGCCTCGCATGG TGTTGCAGGTAACATATACCGAATAGTTCAGATGACTGGGCCAGATGGGAAAAAACTTCTGAAGCTGCTTCCAGTTTCTGAAACTTCGGGAAATGCTGGACCCTTCATACATGCTCCAGTTGCGTCTGATAATACAAAAGTAAATGCCTCTGTTTCTGGCCTTGCTTCGTTGAAGACTGTGCTCACACAGAATACAACTGTGTTATCAAATACTGCAACATCTCCATTTGTTACTATCCCTGCACCTCTGACAGGAGCTCCTGGAAAATTAATTCTCCAACAAAATTTGAATAAAGTGGAACTAATGAAAGTAACCCATGTTGTTAATGACAATCGAACTATAACAAGCTCCTTAGCTGTTCAGAATAATTATGTTTCAGCTGATAAATTATTCTTGCAAAAGGATGCTGCCTCAGTGCCATCAGTCAAGAACAATATTTTAATGAATACCAAAAATCTTCCAGTTGTAAACTCTTCAGTACTGCCTTCTGTTCATCACCTTCAAATACCTGCTCATGCAGAAGTGAAATCTGTTCCAGCATCTTGTTTGCCCCCAGCTATCCAACAGAAGATACTAGCATTGGCAGCTACAAATGCCTCTGTGACACCCAAAGCTGCAAAACCACCAATTGTTATTTATGTGTCACCAGTAAAAACAGTGAAAACGCCTATTTCCAAGTGCTTGCAAAATACGAATCCAACACCTGCTGCAGAAATACCGAAACCTTTAGTACTAACAGCTGCACAAACAGCAGTCAATAATTCTATTCCAGATGTAGTATCACATGATAGCCAAGAACCAGGGGAAGCTCCTATGAAATGGGTTGTCCAAGAAAACCCACAGTCAGCATCTTGCCTTGTTCCTGTAAGGTCATCAAATGACATGGTATCAAAGATGTTAAAAACTTTGGTTGATAAGAATGTGAAGAACAATCCTGCTAGCACTCTGCCTGCCTGTTTGAGTAGCCTGAGTGAAAGTCATGCAAAATTGTCTTCAGTTAAAGATAATGCCCTGGTGATGTATAATGGGAAAATCTACCTGCTGACAAGAAAAGGATCCAGTGCTGAATCAGCCCTGGATGAAAAGCAAGTATCAGCCACTGCTGACATATACTTCAGAAAACACATGTCACAGGTAACTAGTTCAGTTGCAGATAACACAATAACTAATCAGATTGTCAGTCTAGTATTGTCAAAAAATAAAGGGGTTGCACTTAGTGCAAAGGATCCAAAGTCATGTGAGAATGTAAAGTCACCTTTGGGGTCGGAATGGAACAAGACTTTAAAAGTGGCACCTATTCTTTTAGCATCACCACATAGGAATCTGCAAATAGGCTCTGTCAGCCAACAGGAGGCTGTGTCAGCATCAGAAAATACTcccattggaataaaatttgatGATAAAACAGGGACAGAAGAAGATCTGAATGTCAACATCATACAGAAAACTCATTCTCCTAAGAGTGTTGCTTTACAGTCATCTACATTTGATGTTTCCAAAGAGGAGGAacaaaag ATTGAGAAGATTAACCAAACCAGAATGGATGTTCAGATCAAACAAATAAAAGTGCAACACAGAAAACAGTACACTGAGATCAGAAAGGAATTTGGTCTATTAAAAGAGGAGAGAGTATACCTCAGGAAACTACCTGTATTAAATTCTGTTAGAGAaacagaagaaactgagtggtCCAGTAATGTACATACGAATGACTCTTGCAAATTGCTGCAGGCAATAACTGTGAAATCTGAGCCTGAagaagaggaaatg ATACTTGGGAAACAGGAATCAAACATAAAGAGGAACACAGAACTTCCTGAATCAATGCTAGAAAATGCAAAGAGGAGGAAAACATTGGGTCCAAGTTCAGATCATGATGACTCTTCTTCAGTGATGGATAACCCAAGTAGCTCTTGCAGACAAGTTATATCACAACAAGAAAATCCTACAGTCTCATTGCCATTTTTATCAAATGGAGGTTCTGACCCAAATACTTGTATGCAAACTAATGAAGATAGTGAAGTTTTGTGTCCTACTGTACATAACATTACAAATGAAACTTCTTTTAGtgccagttctcttggagaagacAGTTTTCTATATAATCCTCCAGACTTAGAAGAAACtataaaagatgaaaaaatagaaagaCTTAAACTCCTTCTGAAAAAACAAGAggcagcactggaagagatgcgCAAGAAACTGCAGGAGACTTGA